The window TTTCCTTTTCATCCCTTTAAAGCTAATGGTGACAAAATTAGGCTCATATCCTCACATTACCCACGTTCCTACTCATAAGTTCTCCTGCACAAGGAATGCATGTATATATacttttatttttgtgttttttctcAGTACTCAAATCCATTATCATCAACAGATATCTCCATTTTCAAACTTCATTAAAGCTTCACATTTAATACCTTTCCTTTTATTATGCCAAAAATGACCAGATCAGTAGGCTTATCACAACAAGAAAGAACCATCAGTAATCATAAGTATAAGCCTTACCATCCCAAACAACATTCTAAGACATATTCACTCTTTTCAATCTACTCACCCAAATTCTCCATCTATTTCCTAATCACTTGTGCCATTCTTTTCATTGTTTTCCAAATCCAATCTTTACAAACCCCATCTTCTTCTCCTTCCACATCTCTCTTGCCATCATGGACATTCTTGAATCAGTGGCAAAAAGTCATCATCAACACAACTACAAGCATATCAACTTTCAATAATGACCACAACTGCAACAATGATCAAGATAATCTCACCAAATCAATGACCATGAAACTCCGCGAGTCGGTTACATTTCTTCCTCTGAAAGACTTACGTTACTCCTCCACAGCTCAACAAGGACACACATGGTTCATGAGTTCCATGTATGACACACATGAAGAAGGTGAAGTCCAATATCAAAGATTCCCTTCAAATGCATCAAAAGGTAGAGTTTTGTGCCTTAAAGGTAATGACACTCATGATGGTGCATGGAATTACTATGCACTAGCATGGCCTGAAACATTGCCTTACAATTCCACCTTAAAAAAAGGTCTCATATTTGTATCTTACAATCACTATAATTATGATAACATTTGGCATGGCTTGTCAGCTATGGTACCATTTGTAGCATGGCATATTAAAAACCAATGTTCACTTGTTCCATCTAGATGGATTTTGTACCATTGGGGTGAACTTAGGATTAAAATGGGACCTTGGTTGAAATCTTTAATGGAAGCTACATTTGGTGAACCACTTCATATTGAAACAAATAATTATGGAAATGAAGAATCTGAAAACATGAATGCTTCTTGTTTTGAGGATGCTGTGGTGATGAGACATAATGAAGGGGGCATGTCTAGACATAAAAGGATAGAGGTATATGATTTACTAAGGTGTAAGGCCAGAATTTATTGTAATGTGAGCTTAGAAGTTAGGTTGTCGGAGGTGAACGAAGGGGGATTGCCGGTGATCGGAATGACAATGTATATGAGGACTGGACCGAGATCTTTCAAGAATGAATCAGTTGTGATTAAAATCTTTGAGAAGGAATGTCAGAAGGTGGAGGGCTGCAGATTCATAGTTGCTTACTCCAGTAATCGCACTTTTTGTGAACAGGTAAACTCTATGTCTATCATTAAATACTTTAATTTTCTATAAAAGATAAGTATAGGTTGCTTTTGTTGAGGTTTtaatttttaagatgaaatagttttaaaatgagggtgaatgggaaatggagggaaaatgaaatttttgagtaaaattttaagtttccccctcttgacaatgagatattgtcccatattggaagatgaagagatttttggtgggtatatatataatggctcggcttcggcttcggctacggctacggctacggcttcggcttcggctacggcttcggattcggatttgattgattgattaattttttggaccaaatttatttgttaatagtaaatattaacgtaagattatccgcatttgtaacggatattttccaatccgtgtattgaccatttggcagccgcctaatgctcttcccaccatgaatgtgcttgctccacaaatatgaatgtgcttgctccacaaacaagctaatgcttgctccaccatggagggtggacggcACTCAACACACAAACTGAAATCCcgaaatcgctcaacagatttggctatacattgcactccttcctctcagcatttctatacgattttctgagtttctactccttcgttatgcattgttttaacttcaaacaa is drawn from Nicotiana tabacum cultivar K326 chromosome 9, ASM71507v2, whole genome shotgun sequence and contains these coding sequences:
- the LOC107797991 gene encoding uncharacterized protein LOC107797991; protein product: MTMKLRESVTFLPLKDLRYSSTAQQGHTWFMSSMYDTHEEGEVQYQRFPSNASKGRVLCLKGNDTHDGAWNYYALAWPETLPYNSTLKKGLIFVSYNHYNYDNIWHGLSAMVPFVAWHIKNQCSLVPSRWILYHWGELRIKMGPWLKSLMEATFGEPLHIETNNYGNEESENMNASCFEDAVVMRHNEGGMSRHKRIEVYDLLRCKARIYCNVSLEVRLSEVNEGGLPVIGMTMYMRTGPRSFKNESVVIKIFEKECQKVEGCRFIVAYSSNRTFCEQVKVMSMTDILISPHGAQLTNMFLMDRNSSVLEFFPKGWLKLAGAGQYVYHWIASWSGMKHEGAWRDPDGESCPYSDDDRRCMAVYKGAKIGYNKTYFSEWARGVLSEVRIRKKEELVSNKKNSDHATPSGCQCSS